Proteins encoded together in one Planctopirus ephydatiae window:
- a CDS encoding YifB family Mg chelatase-like AAA ATPase, translating to MLARLMTYSLLGIDAVAIDVEVDISPGALPKTTLVGLAEAAVRESTHRIERALVNSGYQRPVDHTVINLSPADLPKDAASFDLPIALGMLVASGQLESDLLQDFDAVGELALDGSLRPVKGVLSMALSCRQKGRRGLIVPAANVQEAAVVEGIQVIPAGSLTEAAGFLTGQLPIEPAPFSWTKAQQEYGQYTVDYSDVKGQESAKRAVVVAAAGGHHLLMIGSPGTGKTLLASRLATILPPLSPDESLETTRVYSSVGRLQPGQPLLMNRPFRTPHHTISEAGLVGGGSVPTPGELSLSHHGVLFLDELPEFNRKTLEVLRQPLEEGRVTISRALASLTFPASTMLVAAMNPCPCGYRGDPRKQCNCTPIQVERYLGKISGPLLDRLDIHIEVPPVPFRDLSDAQPGTSSDQMRSQVISAREIQQERARQGGQPLNARLAPQQLRKFCKLKKDAEQLLQHAMESMGLSARAHDKLLRISRTIADLEGTAQIEAHHLSEAINYRALDRTYWR from the coding sequence ATGCTGGCACGGCTGATGACTTACTCCCTGTTAGGGATTGATGCCGTTGCTATTGATGTCGAAGTCGATATTTCTCCGGGGGCCCTTCCCAAGACGACTCTGGTTGGTCTGGCGGAGGCGGCGGTTCGCGAGAGCACCCATCGCATTGAGCGGGCCTTGGTCAACAGCGGATATCAGCGGCCTGTCGACCATACTGTGATCAATCTTTCGCCGGCTGATCTTCCCAAAGATGCGGCTTCGTTTGATCTTCCCATCGCTTTAGGGATGCTCGTCGCCAGTGGGCAATTGGAGTCTGACCTGCTGCAAGATTTTGACGCTGTGGGCGAACTGGCGCTGGATGGATCGCTACGTCCCGTCAAAGGTGTGCTGTCGATGGCACTTAGCTGTCGCCAGAAAGGGCGCCGAGGTTTGATTGTCCCTGCTGCCAATGTTCAGGAAGCGGCGGTTGTCGAAGGGATTCAGGTGATTCCTGCGGGATCACTGACAGAAGCTGCGGGTTTCCTTACAGGTCAATTGCCGATCGAACCAGCCCCATTTTCATGGACGAAGGCCCAGCAGGAGTATGGCCAATACACGGTTGATTACTCCGATGTCAAAGGGCAGGAGAGTGCCAAGCGGGCGGTCGTAGTCGCTGCTGCCGGCGGGCACCACCTGCTCATGATTGGCAGCCCAGGGACTGGAAAGACATTATTGGCGTCAAGGCTGGCGACGATATTGCCACCTCTATCGCCCGATGAAAGTCTTGAAACAACAAGGGTTTACAGTTCGGTCGGCCGCCTGCAACCCGGACAGCCTCTCTTGATGAATCGCCCCTTTCGCACGCCGCACCATACCATCAGTGAAGCGGGGTTGGTGGGTGGCGGGAGCGTGCCGACTCCGGGTGAACTCTCGTTATCACATCACGGAGTGCTCTTTCTCGATGAACTTCCAGAGTTCAATCGAAAGACACTCGAGGTCCTCCGTCAGCCACTGGAAGAAGGGCGGGTGACGATCTCGCGTGCCTTAGCCAGCCTCACGTTCCCAGCCAGCACTATGCTGGTGGCGGCCATGAATCCCTGCCCGTGCGGTTATCGAGGCGACCCTCGTAAGCAGTGCAACTGCACTCCCATTCAGGTCGAGCGTTATCTCGGAAAGATCAGCGGCCCACTTCTCGATCGGCTCGATATTCATATCGAAGTGCCGCCAGTTCCCTTTCGCGATCTTTCGGATGCTCAGCCCGGAACATCCAGCGACCAGATGCGCTCTCAGGTCATTTCTGCCCGAGAAATTCAACAGGAGAGAGCCAGGCAAGGGGGGCAGCCTCTGAATGCCCGGCTCGCACCTCAACAGCTCAGGAAGTTCTGCAAGCTCAAAAAAGATGCCGAGCAACTGCTGCAACATGCCATGGAATCGATGGGCCTTTCAGCCAGAGCCCACGATAAACTGCTGCGAATCAGCCGGACCATTGCCGATCTGGAAGGGACTGCACAAATCGAAGCTCATCATCTTTCCGAAGCTATTAACTACCGCGCGTTGGATCGCACCTACTGGCGATAA
- a CDS encoding DUF1559 domain-containing protein: MKRRLGFTLIELLVVIAIIAILIALLLPAVQQAREAARRTQCRNNLKQLGLSLHNYHDVFGTFVFRRGGTGGQWDAVPRNNNERRSGVISLLPYMDQAPLYNRIEAGDLTGTTNGGTAVGPGGNQAWTSGPGGGWSVWNVAINGLQCPSDSFSGSVGCNNYMFSLGDSVNNSENLRDVRGLFGHASTYGVRDCTDGTSNTIAMAERCKGNQGPATNSNRRAITGTAMNKTGIAANPLQCRNLAVNGVYAAAENVKERAATCWTDGRLERSGFQTVLPPNGTSCAEGGDTNADSATAIITPTSFHTGGVHALMADGAVRFISENIDTGNLATGPATGNPSGPSPYGVWGALGTRAGGEVTSEF, translated from the coding sequence ATGAAAAGACGCCTTGGATTTACGCTGATCGAACTTCTGGTCGTGATTGCGATCATCGCCATTTTGATTGCGCTGCTTTTGCCCGCTGTTCAGCAGGCACGGGAAGCAGCCCGTCGAACACAGTGCCGCAACAACCTCAAACAGTTGGGGCTTTCGCTGCACAATTACCACGATGTTTTTGGCACGTTTGTCTTCCGTCGTGGTGGCACAGGTGGCCAGTGGGATGCCGTCCCCCGCAACAACAACGAACGCCGCAGTGGGGTGATCAGCCTGCTGCCTTACATGGATCAGGCACCACTCTACAATCGAATTGAGGCTGGAGACCTGACGGGAACCACCAATGGTGGCACAGCCGTGGGGCCTGGCGGTAACCAGGCATGGACTTCTGGCCCAGGTGGCGGATGGTCGGTTTGGAACGTCGCTATCAATGGCTTGCAGTGCCCTTCGGATTCTTTCTCGGGGAGTGTGGGTTGCAACAACTACATGTTCTCGCTGGGTGATTCAGTCAACAATTCCGAGAATCTCCGAGATGTGCGCGGTTTGTTCGGTCACGCCAGCACCTATGGCGTTCGTGACTGCACTGATGGCACCAGCAATACCATTGCCATGGCCGAGCGATGCAAAGGAAATCAGGGTCCTGCAACGAATAGCAATCGCCGCGCAATTACTGGTACTGCGATGAATAAGACAGGAATCGCTGCCAATCCTCTGCAGTGTCGTAATCTGGCAGTCAATGGTGTGTATGCCGCTGCAGAGAATGTCAAAGAACGCGCTGCGACATGCTGGACCGATGGTCGTCTCGAACGTTCTGGTTTTCAGACAGTGTTGCCACCCAACGGAACATCCTGTGCCGAAGGTGGAGATACCAATGCCGATTCCGCGACAGCCATTATCACTCCCACCAGTTTTCACACAGGTGGAGTGCATGCCCTGATGGCTGATGGTGCTGTGCGCTTCATCAGCGAAAACATCGATACCGGTAACTTGGCGACCGGCCCTGCGACAGGCAATCCCAGCGGTCCCAGCCCCTATGGCGTCTGGGGTGCTCTGGGAACACGTGCTGGTGGCGAAGTGACCAGCGAGTTCTAG
- a CDS encoding DUF1559 domain-containing protein, with amino-acid sequence MSRRRRGFTLIELLVVIAIIAILIALLLPAVQQAREAARRTQCRNNLKQLGLALHNYHDVFGTFVYRKGGTGTYGATPQQNSGRRSGLVSLLPYIDQSPLYNRIEAGDLTGTSYGGTAVAPGGPHGWASWSTWNVSIPGFQCPSDPYATPVSTHNYMFSVGDTIQDPNNTGTSNHDLQNVNGLFANRRCLGVRDITDGTSNTIAMSERCRANFGLATNSNRLVVEGQAMNKTGLQANPLQCRSIATNGRFNAAEEVKGYSGTRWTDGQIERCGFHTVLPPNSPSCAEGNNGNADSPVSVITPTSRHTGGVHALMADGAVRFISDNIDTGNLATGSTIGGPSPYGVWGALGTRAGGETTGNF; translated from the coding sequence ATGTCACGTCGACGTCGGGGCTTTACGCTCATTGAATTGCTGGTCGTTATTGCCATTATTGCCATTTTGATTGCCTTGCTGCTCCCCGCAGTTCAGCAGGCGCGAGAGGCGGCTCGCCGAACTCAATGCCGCAACAATCTGAAGCAGTTAGGACTTGCGCTTCACAATTACCATGATGTCTTTGGCACGTTTGTTTATCGCAAAGGTGGGACAGGTACCTATGGAGCAACTCCGCAGCAGAATTCTGGTCGACGGAGTGGGTTGGTCAGCCTGTTGCCTTACATTGATCAGTCACCACTTTACAATCGCATCGAAGCGGGTGACCTCACCGGTACAAGTTACGGTGGAACGGCTGTAGCTCCTGGCGGCCCTCATGGCTGGGCTAGCTGGTCAACCTGGAATGTTTCCATTCCCGGTTTCCAATGCCCTTCCGATCCTTATGCAACGCCTGTAAGCACACACAACTATATGTTTTCTGTCGGTGACACGATTCAGGATCCCAACAACACGGGCACATCGAATCATGATCTGCAGAACGTCAATGGCCTGTTCGCTAACCGTCGCTGCCTGGGTGTGCGTGACATTACTGATGGTACCAGCAACACTATTGCCATGAGCGAGCGTTGCCGGGCGAACTTCGGGTTGGCCACCAACAGCAATCGCCTGGTCGTCGAGGGTCAGGCAATGAACAAAACCGGCCTACAGGCGAATCCTTTGCAGTGCCGCAGCATTGCGACCAATGGCCGCTTTAACGCTGCTGAAGAAGTCAAAGGTTATTCGGGAACTCGCTGGACTGACGGCCAGATCGAACGTTGCGGCTTTCATACGGTATTGCCACCCAATTCTCCCTCCTGTGCCGAAGGGAACAATGGCAACGCTGATTCTCCCGTAAGTGTCATTACTCCCACCAGCCGACATACCGGCGGTGTCCATGCTCTGATGGCAGACGGTGCTGTCCGCTTTATCAGCGACAATATCGACACGGGGAATCTGGCAACCGGATCGACAATTGGCGGGCCCAGTCCTTATGGCGTTTGGGGTGCCTTGGGAACACGCGCTGGCGGCGAAACAACTGGTAACTTTTAG
- the guaA gene encoding glutamine-hydrolyzing GMP synthase, whose amino-acid sequence MTATVQPDAATSLQSELVLVLDFGSQTAQLIARRIRDLNVFCQLVRHDISAERVKELAPRGIILSGGPASVYGEKAPKCDPEIFNLGIPVLGICYGMQLTCQALGGVVRAGTTREFGRTELTTLEDHPLVAGLPATSTVWMSHGDQVQQAGDEFIPIASTHSCPMAAVRHRSRQIFGLQFHPEVTHSEYGKQLLENFLRKCCGCAGTWQIESLIEQQVTAIRARVGNSRVICGLSGGVDSSVVAALLYKAIGSQLSCIFVDNGLLRKGECEKVRERFQNHFKTDLHVVDASHRFLSELAGVVDPQQKRKIIGRVFIEVFRKEAESITDARFLAQGTLYPDVIESGGSTDGPAATIKYHHNVGGLPEQLGFELIEPLRDLFKDEVRRMGLALGLSEELIWRHPFPGPGLGVRCLGGITSERLHALREADAIVLEELRKAGLYRTIQQAFAVILPVQSVGVMGDGRTYEETIAVRAVTTDDFMTADWYPLPYDLMRIISTRIINEVRGVNRVVYDISSKPPSTIEWE is encoded by the coding sequence ATGACAGCGACCGTCCAGCCTGATGCCGCCACTTCGTTGCAATCCGAACTTGTTCTGGTGCTTGACTTTGGCTCACAGACAGCCCAGCTCATTGCACGTCGTATCCGTGATCTGAATGTCTTCTGCCAACTTGTCCGGCACGATATTTCTGCCGAGCGCGTGAAAGAACTGGCGCCTCGCGGAATCATTCTCTCAGGTGGCCCGGCCAGTGTTTACGGGGAAAAAGCTCCCAAATGCGACCCGGAGATTTTCAATCTCGGAATCCCCGTTCTCGGAATCTGCTACGGCATGCAACTGACTTGCCAGGCACTGGGAGGCGTGGTTCGGGCCGGAACGACACGCGAGTTTGGCCGGACGGAACTCACAACATTGGAAGATCATCCGCTCGTCGCCGGGTTGCCAGCCACCAGTACAGTCTGGATGAGCCATGGCGATCAGGTGCAGCAGGCCGGTGATGAATTTATCCCGATTGCCAGCACACATTCTTGCCCCATGGCGGCTGTGCGGCACCGATCTCGGCAGATCTTTGGTCTGCAGTTTCACCCCGAAGTCACGCATTCAGAATACGGGAAACAGCTTCTCGAAAATTTTCTGCGAAAGTGCTGCGGCTGTGCCGGAACCTGGCAGATCGAATCGCTGATCGAACAACAGGTAACTGCCATTCGTGCCAGAGTCGGCAACAGCCGGGTCATCTGTGGATTATCGGGCGGCGTCGATTCCTCTGTGGTGGCTGCGTTACTTTACAAAGCGATTGGCTCACAGCTTTCATGCATCTTTGTCGACAACGGCCTGCTGCGAAAAGGCGAGTGCGAAAAGGTTCGCGAACGATTTCAGAATCATTTCAAGACCGATCTGCATGTGGTCGATGCCAGCCATCGCTTCTTATCGGAACTGGCGGGAGTCGTCGATCCGCAGCAGAAGAGAAAGATCATTGGTCGGGTTTTTATCGAAGTTTTCCGTAAAGAAGCGGAATCAATTACTGATGCCCGTTTTCTAGCCCAGGGAACACTTTACCCGGATGTGATTGAATCCGGTGGCTCAACGGATGGGCCTGCAGCCACGATTAAGTACCATCACAATGTGGGTGGTTTACCTGAACAACTCGGCTTTGAGCTGATTGAACCTCTCCGTGACCTGTTCAAAGACGAAGTTCGCCGGATGGGCCTCGCTTTAGGGTTATCAGAAGAACTGATCTGGCGACATCCCTTCCCTGGGCCAGGGCTGGGTGTGCGCTGTCTCGGTGGAATCACTTCCGAGCGATTGCACGCCTTGCGTGAAGCCGATGCCATTGTGCTAGAAGAACTTCGTAAAGCCGGTCTCTATCGAACGATTCAGCAGGCATTTGCCGTGATTCTCCCGGTTCAATCGGTCGGTGTGATGGGTGATGGGCGTACATACGAAGAAACGATTGCCGTGCGTGCTGTGACCACTGACGATTTTATGACAGCCGACTGGTATCCACTCCCTTACGACCTGATGCGAATCATCTCGACCCGGATCATCAATGAGGTTCGCGGCGTGAATCGAGTGGTTTACGATATCAGCTCGAAGCCACCCAGCACGATCGAATGGGAATGA
- a CDS encoding S1C family serine protease — protein sequence MARTIKSAIRKPILWINTFEAVEHRWCSRLLMAGVFCWQVDSAWGQLPAIPVIPGLTQATVVVTQNGAPFSATPDEEDDLPEFQPEPPVSALAPVYARPLTAPEREALQQQVKQLFAQLDHPDFVTRERAEGSLAALTPRAVSTLPETWNTASLEAKLRLANVLKTWMATADDHSLEQICDLLENLEQVSSSTLAISKAAMRQHEQRTSELAIRQFEKLGGVIEKQVGVFGLRGRIQANEADEDDFKRYAVIGRGYRGGDAGLHYLTRIPRLDLVYYVKSAAITPRALAELQGDLPGLQIQERGLAYLGVTSNQGETPMRLSIVKAGSPADKAGLKEEDLVLRFGGQEVSTFDHLVKLIGEKSPGDKVEVDILRDGQRKQLIVELGEWSK from the coding sequence ATGGCACGCACAATCAAGTCAGCAATCCGTAAACCTATCCTTTGGATCAACACGTTTGAGGCTGTTGAGCACCGATGGTGCTCTCGATTATTGATGGCTGGCGTTTTCTGTTGGCAGGTCGATTCAGCCTGGGGGCAATTACCAGCAATTCCAGTGATCCCGGGACTGACGCAAGCCACCGTGGTCGTCACACAAAACGGTGCTCCTTTCAGCGCAACTCCAGACGAAGAAGACGATCTGCCAGAGTTTCAACCCGAGCCACCGGTCTCGGCTTTAGCACCCGTTTATGCTCGACCACTGACCGCCCCAGAACGCGAAGCTCTTCAGCAGCAGGTGAAGCAGTTATTCGCGCAACTGGATCATCCCGATTTTGTGACCAGAGAACGGGCCGAAGGGAGTTTGGCGGCACTCACTCCCCGGGCTGTGAGCACTCTCCCGGAGACATGGAACACAGCCTCGCTCGAAGCCAAGCTTCGACTGGCTAACGTCCTGAAGACCTGGATGGCCACTGCCGATGATCATTCCCTCGAGCAGATTTGCGATCTGCTGGAAAATCTTGAGCAGGTCTCCAGCAGTACTCTCGCCATTTCGAAAGCCGCCATGCGGCAGCATGAACAGCGCACATCTGAACTGGCCATCAGACAGTTCGAGAAACTCGGCGGAGTGATTGAAAAGCAAGTGGGAGTCTTTGGTCTGAGAGGCCGTATTCAAGCGAATGAAGCTGATGAGGATGACTTCAAACGATACGCCGTCATTGGTCGTGGCTACCGTGGTGGAGATGCCGGACTGCACTACCTCACCCGAATCCCTCGGCTGGATCTCGTTTACTACGTGAAGAGTGCGGCCATAACCCCGAGAGCTTTGGCCGAATTGCAGGGAGATCTCCCTGGCTTACAGATTCAGGAACGAGGGCTGGCTTACCTGGGAGTCACATCGAACCAGGGTGAGACACCCATGCGTCTAAGTATCGTGAAAGCAGGTAGCCCGGCTGATAAAGCAGGACTTAAGGAGGAAGATCTTGTGCTCCGTTTCGGAGGCCAGGAAGTTTCGACATTCGACCACCTGGTCAAGCTGATTGGGGAGAAAAGCCCAGGCGACAAAGTGGAAGTGGATATTCTCCGCGATGGTCAGAGAAAACAACTGATCGTCGAACTGGGAGAGTGGAGCAAGTAA
- a CDS encoding DUF4912 domain-containing protein translates to MIEARPLNPQWLQIRWSLSKATLHRAMSAMAESWHTAKPTLRLLDVTDNDSVVCSNSIVRDIVVGSRDHLWFTHVDGPGRSYRIVIGFSSGAKFHPLAKSSTVHMDEAIAQHGKANEGTGNSLLDWPVTTAEGRLNQNELTDSQLASLAAHHSRENSAGALLSSFQLNLESELIVHGTTHPLAILTLMGKPTPVSPEGRFQLRMKLLPGRQVIPAVAIDPNGGEERTVVLAIDISSRELEPRNYDDPNNAS, encoded by the coding sequence ATGATCGAGGCCCGCCCGCTGAATCCACAATGGCTGCAGATTCGCTGGAGTCTTTCGAAGGCGACGCTGCATCGAGCCATGTCCGCCATGGCGGAAAGCTGGCATACTGCCAAGCCAACACTCAGACTTCTCGATGTGACCGACAACGATTCTGTGGTCTGCTCAAACAGTATCGTGCGGGATATTGTTGTCGGCTCGCGTGATCATCTCTGGTTCACGCATGTCGATGGCCCCGGGCGTTCGTATCGGATTGTCATTGGCTTCAGCAGTGGAGCGAAATTTCATCCACTGGCCAAATCCAGCACGGTGCACATGGATGAAGCCATTGCCCAGCATGGTAAAGCCAACGAAGGCACTGGAAATTCTCTGCTCGACTGGCCTGTCACAACTGCCGAAGGTCGTCTGAATCAAAACGAACTGACAGATTCTCAACTCGCCAGTCTGGCAGCACACCACTCACGTGAGAACAGTGCCGGGGCTTTGCTTTCCAGCTTTCAGTTGAACCTGGAATCCGAGTTGATCGTTCACGGAACAACACATCCACTGGCGATTTTAACGCTGATGGGTAAACCAACGCCGGTCTCCCCGGAAGGCCGCTTTCAGTTGCGGATGAAACTGCTCCCCGGCCGTCAGGTAATCCCTGCTGTGGCCATCGATCCCAATGGGGGAGAGGAACGCACGGTCGTGCTGGCGATTGATATCAGTTCGCGCGAACTCGAACCCCGCAACTATGACGACCCGAATAACGCCAGTTGA
- a CDS encoding AtpZ/AtpI family protein yields the protein MWASKAGNLGLQMILPALLGFWADNHWGTRPLFTIIGALLGFGLFMIKLLALVQELSAPESRPGAENWGSAKSQTSKMTIPSTGTAKPVDLEPEEKTSISS from the coding sequence ATGTGGGCGTCCAAGGCTGGGAATCTTGGACTGCAGATGATTCTCCCGGCACTTCTGGGTTTCTGGGCAGACAACCATTGGGGCACTCGCCCGCTGTTCACAATAATTGGTGCCCTTCTTGGGTTTGGGCTCTTCATGATAAAGCTGCTGGCACTGGTTCAAGAGCTTTCTGCTCCTGAGTCTCGGCCGGGAGCGGAGAATTGGGGATCGGCAAAAAGTCAGACTTCTAAAATGACAATTCCGTCGACCGGTACAGCAAAACCAGTCGATTTGGAACCTGAAGAAAAGACCTCAATCTCATCATGA
- the atpB gene encoding F0F1 ATP synthase subunit A, whose protein sequence is MPEFVYSLISKEFFHLPNIFGFQITKFMVMQVLAAVLVFVIFRGLAKQIENGDPVRGRWWNFWETLAVFVRDEIVRSSISEPHAHHNEHASDKGHAKAVYHAQAYVDAGQTHVHGHLTPQLAAVGGHVMATSVDDAKGMATTGTHYADRYLPFIWSLFFYILFCNLLGAFPLFGTATASTSVTGVLALSVLVVTLGSGIKQSGAVGFWKSLVPSMDVPGIIGPPLKAMIFVIEVAGLFIKHCVLAIRLFANMLAGHVVIAVFLSFIAASANSGLLWYAVTPASIFGQLAIGALELFVAFLQAYVFSLLAALFIGTAVNPH, encoded by the coding sequence ATGCCCGAATTCGTGTACTCGTTGATCTCGAAAGAATTCTTCCATCTGCCGAACATCTTTGGTTTTCAGATCACCAAGTTTATGGTGATGCAGGTTCTGGCAGCCGTGTTGGTCTTCGTGATTTTTCGAGGACTGGCCAAGCAGATAGAAAACGGTGACCCGGTACGCGGGCGATGGTGGAATTTTTGGGAAACACTGGCTGTTTTTGTTCGTGACGAGATTGTCCGATCCTCGATCAGCGAGCCGCATGCACACCACAATGAGCATGCGTCAGATAAAGGTCACGCCAAAGCCGTCTATCACGCTCAAGCTTACGTGGATGCAGGACAGACCCATGTCCATGGTCATCTGACACCTCAGCTGGCAGCCGTTGGTGGTCATGTGATGGCAACCAGTGTGGACGATGCGAAAGGCATGGCCACGACCGGTACGCATTACGCTGATCGATACCTGCCTTTCATCTGGTCGCTGTTTTTCTACATCCTGTTCTGCAATCTGCTGGGTGCTTTTCCACTGTTTGGGACTGCGACAGCCAGCACCAGCGTGACGGGTGTTCTCGCATTGAGCGTTCTGGTTGTGACGCTGGGTTCGGGAATCAAACAGTCGGGAGCTGTTGGTTTCTGGAAATCCTTAGTTCCTTCGATGGATGTCCCTGGCATCATCGGGCCACCGCTCAAGGCCATGATTTTCGTCATTGAGGTTGCCGGTCTGTTTATTAAGCATTGCGTGCTGGCCATTCGATTATTTGCCAATATGCTGGCAGGCCATGTGGTCATAGCGGTGTTCCTAAGTTTTATTGCTGCCTCAGCGAATTCTGGACTGTTGTGGTATGCCGTCACACCGGCCAGTATCTTTGGCCAACTGGCGATTGGTGCACTGGAGCTGTTTGTGGCATTTTTGCAGGCTTATGTGTTTTCTCTGCTGGCTGCTCTCTTCATTGGGACAGCAGTGAATCCTCACTAG
- the atpE gene encoding ATP synthase F0 subunit C: protein MQALSLMTRILGAFCVLAVPAMAQDGGASSPIVLKAIGAGIVILGAGLGIGKIGASAVESIARQPEATGAIQTAMIIAGALIEGATLFALIICLI from the coding sequence GTGCAGGCTCTTTCTCTGATGACTCGCATTCTGGGTGCTTTTTGTGTTCTCGCTGTTCCGGCAATGGCCCAGGATGGTGGTGCTTCGAGCCCAATCGTTCTCAAGGCCATCGGTGCTGGCATTGTGATCCTTGGCGCTGGACTGGGGATTGGCAAGATCGGCGCTTCTGCTGTGGAGAGCATTGCTCGCCAGCCCGAAGCGACTGGTGCCATCCAGACTGCCATGATTATTGCTGGAGCGCTGATTGAAGGTGCGACACTTTTCGCATTGATTATCTGTCTCATCTAG
- the atpF gene encoding F0F1 ATP synthase subunit B, with product MTGFLVVIDIARLMTTGFREGYMLIMLARFSQTMTTVQSMDFFARPCLARQSRGSASVVNHQRQSSSVLTLLLVGMLACGLTTCFGSIASAEEKTAQEAPKAATTSVPGAADSHGTDDTHGHGAGHAAESTPPGLVPKVDLVVWSLIVFGTFVFLLSRFAWKPLAAGLDQRETRIRNDVYEAEAARIKAQQLLAEHEARLAKTEETVRELIAEAKRDADKVRADLTAAADADVQTMKKRAVAEIEQARDVALQQLFDTLSTHVMDATSRVIGRSLNNDDHQRLVQEALTELNIRRN from the coding sequence ATGACTGGTTTTCTGGTCGTGATTGATATTGCTCGCTTGATGACTACGGGTTTTCGCGAAGGGTACATGCTCATCATGCTGGCCAGATTTTCTCAAACCATGACGACCGTGCAATCGATGGATTTCTTCGCGAGACCATGCTTGGCGAGACAATCGAGGGGAAGTGCTTCTGTGGTGAATCATCAGCGACAAAGCTCATCGGTTTTGACCCTGCTCCTGGTTGGCATGCTGGCTTGCGGCCTGACGACATGCTTCGGATCAATCGCTTCGGCTGAAGAGAAAACTGCTCAGGAAGCTCCGAAGGCTGCTACTACATCAGTACCAGGAGCTGCGGATTCACATGGCACCGATGACACCCATGGCCATGGAGCAGGGCATGCTGCGGAATCGACTCCACCCGGACTGGTTCCAAAGGTTGATCTGGTGGTCTGGTCGCTGATTGTTTTTGGAACATTTGTGTTTTTGCTGAGTCGATTCGCCTGGAAGCCTCTGGCTGCAGGACTCGATCAGCGAGAGACACGCATTCGCAATGACGTTTACGAGGCTGAAGCGGCTCGGATCAAGGCGCAGCAACTGCTGGCAGAGCATGAAGCCCGTCTGGCCAAGACGGAAGAAACTGTTCGTGAGTTGATTGCTGAAGCCAAGCGGGATGCTGACAAGGTTCGTGCAGATTTGACCGCCGCTGCGGATGCAGATGTTCAAACCATGAAGAAGCGAGCTGTTGCCGAGATCGAACAGGCCCGCGATGTGGCGTTGCAGCAGCTGTTCGACACCTTGTCGACACATGTGATGGATGCGACGAGCCGGGTCATTGGACGCAGCTTGAACAATGATGATCATCAGCGACTGGTGCAGGAGGCTTTGACTGAACTTAACATTCGTCGAAACTGA
- the atpH gene encoding ATP synthase F1 subunit delta, with protein MQEPSATRIPSVLDDPSSLGVARVYAEALLGAAGDQAADVVEELKLLTETLLNGSTGLEEIFSNRAMGRDEKLAFVEKTFSGRASDSLVRFLLVLANHDRLDLVRAVSHVAELELQKKLGQKQVHVTSAAPLSPQEYEAVVNRLKETMGLEPQVEVKVDPELVGGLVVRVGDMVYDGSLRTRLEQLRAQLRERCLNEIQRGRDRFSYSA; from the coding sequence GTGCAAGAACCATCCGCGACAAGAATCCCTTCGGTTCTGGACGATCCTTCGTCTCTGGGCGTGGCTCGTGTCTATGCGGAAGCTTTACTCGGGGCGGCTGGTGATCAGGCAGCTGATGTCGTCGAAGAACTGAAGCTGCTGACGGAAACTTTACTGAATGGATCGACAGGTCTGGAAGAAATCTTTTCCAACCGGGCCATGGGTCGAGATGAAAAGCTGGCATTTGTCGAAAAGACATTTTCAGGGCGGGCCAGTGATTCACTGGTGCGGTTTCTGCTGGTGCTGGCCAATCACGATCGACTCGATCTGGTTCGAGCAGTCAGTCATGTTGCCGAGTTGGAATTGCAGAAGAAACTGGGGCAGAAGCAGGTGCATGTCACCAGCGCAGCACCACTGAGCCCTCAAGAATATGAGGCGGTTGTGAACCGTCTGAAAGAAACAATGGGCCTTGAACCCCAGGTGGAAGTCAAGGTCGATCCCGAATTGGTGGGCGGTCTCGTCGTCCGTGTCGGTGACATGGTCTACGACGGTTCGCTGCGAACACGGCTTGAACAACTCCGCGCTCAGTTGCGCGAAAGGTGTCTGAATGAAATTCAACGCGGACGAGATCGCTTCAGTTATTCAGCGTGA